CAATGCTCTTCGCAGGGGTTGAACTTGGCGGGACGTTGGTGGGCATGCAGATGGGCCTGGCGATTGTGACGACTATCGACCCGCAGACCCGCGAGCAGGCATCGCTGGTTGGACAGGCGCAGCAATTGGTCGCCCTGTTGCTCTTCTTAGTCATCGACGGCCACCACTTCCTGCTCAGGGCGCTGTTCCACAGCTTCGATGCCGTGCCGATTCTTGGCGGTTCGCTCAGCGGCGGTGTGGTGGAAAAGGTGGTGCGGATGGCCGGTGCCATCTTCAGTGCAGGTGTGCGCATCGGTGCCCCGGGGATCGTGGCGCTTTTGCTCACCACGGTGGCCTTGGGAGTTCTTGCACGCACCGTGCCTCAGATGAACGTGTTCTTTGCGGCGTTGCCTGCGAACATCGCCATTGGGCTTTTTGTGTTGGCCCTGTCCCTGCCGGTTTTTGCAGTGGCCTTCAGGAAGCTCTTTGCGGAGTTCCAAGTGGACCTGGCGGCGTTGTTGAAGCTCATGTAGCGACGGCTGTGCTATGCCCGAGTGGTCTTTTCAAGATAGGACGGAACCGG
This DNA window, taken from Calditrichota bacterium, encodes the following:
- the fliR gene encoding flagellar biosynthetic protein FliR codes for the protein MVELKLNELLLAFVALARIATVVAVYPLFGHQSVPAATKVGLSLLLTALLFPSLRGAHAELPLQVVPLLLVLTKEVLIGMAIGFVAAMLFAGVELGGTLVGMQMGLAIVTTIDPQTREQASLVGQAQQLVALLLFLVIDGHHFLLRALFHSFDAVPILGGSLSGGVVEKVVRMAGAIFSAGVRIGAPGIVALLLTTVALGVLARTVPQMNVFFAALPANIAIGLFVLALSLPVFAVAFRKLFAEFQVDLAALLKLM